DNA from Corynebacterium aurimucosum ATCC 700975:
GTGAGAAAACGATGTTGCTTCAGACCTCTGATACGGGTTCCTCTACCAACTGGCCTGGTTCTTCAAGGGCTTCTTCCTCGAAGAATGAGGAATCCTCGGCAGCGTTTCCCTCGCTGACATCGCGCTGAACCGTCTTCTTCAGAGCACCCTCAATGAGCGTGCAGAGCGTTTCCCTTCGACGTTCAAAAAAGGTATCAAAGTTGTCACTGCGCAGTACTTCAGGCGAAATGAGGTGTCCGCGGAGAACGTCGTCCACGCCGTCGGCATCGAAGCCAGATTCGCTCTCAACCTTGGACAAGTATGCCGAAGGTGCCACGCCGCCGATAACACGGTTCGTGCGTGCACTCAGTGTCGTCTTGTTGACGATAGATTCGCGGCGCTCGTCATCAATTCCGTTCTTCTTACACCAGTCCTTAGGGAAAATATGGTGAATATCCACGGCCATGTCCCTGTACTGGAAAGCGCCGAATTGCTTTCCTTCAACCCAGTCCGTAGAGCCCTGTGCCATGATCAGTGCGGCAATGCCCTTGTAGGCCGCGGCATTGCGGGTGCGCAAGGAGTGAAGGCGGGATTCAGCAAAGGTAGCGTCCTGCACGGTGCGTGGGGCGGTAGTTTCTTCACCCATCGCCCAAGCAGGTACCCCTTCGAGGTCACGTACGAAGCGCGTCTCAATGGCAGAGCCATAGAGCTCGCCCAAGACTCCGCTCCAGAACCACTGCGTGATCTTTTCTTTCACGTGGTGCTTGTCTGCTTCTTTGCCAAGAACAACAGCGATGGCAGCAAGTGGAACCAATTGCTTCGGGTAGGGGACATCCCTGAACCGATAGATGTGCAGGTCCGCGAGGAAGCCTGCTACCCAGATGAATCCTTGACGCAGCGCGTCGCGCCAGGTGAGGTAGTCGTTCAACTCAAGCTTTAGCACGTCTTCTCTCTTGGCAGACAGGCCGACTTTGCGGCCTCCCGAGGAATGCTTGCTTCGATCAAGAGTCGTCAGCATCGTGATCGCTTGGAGGAAGTCAGTGTTCTCCACCTTGTGGAGGACATCATGTTCTTTCCACAGCTCCTTAGTCTCCGCCCAGTCGTCGTTGAGGCGGAAGTCATGCTGGTACTTTTCGTAATACTCCGCATCGCCTGCAAACACCGCTGTGAGAAGCTCAAAAACATTGAGCGGAAGTCCACCAACATTTACTTTTTCGAAGACGGTAGCCACAGCCGCTTTGTCCGTCTGCTTGTCCAATTCAATTGCGGGAATCTTGTATTCGTTGACTTGGCGGAGAATCCCATCGCTGAACGCTGTCATGAGTTCGGTGTCACCCAGCTTGCCGAACCATTCGAAAAGTCCCATTTGATCAAGGAGCAGCGAAACGGGGATGTAACCGGCCTCGTGTTGCTTCTCCATGGTGCTGAGATCGAGCACGATATCGCGGTTGAAGTTGGTCCTAATAAC
Protein-coding regions in this window:
- a CDS encoding GmrSD restriction endonuclease domain-containing protein — encoded protein: MGFNTNMHQLSALMRSTENGEIQLPDFQRKYKWEDERVRQLLITIFRGHPLGIIMLLETGNSSVRFKPRPIESTEATATSEPKFLLLDGQQRLTSLTQALKGDGVVHTKDSRGKRLDRRYFINIQKSIEDPFELDEAVISVPADGVIRTNFNRDIVLDLSTMEKQHEAGYIPVSLLLDQMGLFEWFGKLGDTELMTAFSDGILRQVNEYKIPAIELDKQTDKAAVATVFEKVNVGGLPLNVFELLTAVFAGDAEYYEKYQHDFRLNDDWAETKELWKEHDVLHKVENTDFLQAITMLTTLDRSKHSSGGRKVGLSAKREDVLKLELNDYLTWRDALRQGFIWVAGFLADLHIYRFRDVPYPKQLVPLAAIAVVLGKEADKHHVKEKITQWFWSGVLGELYGSAIETRFVRDLEGVPAWAMGEETTAPRTVQDATFAESRLHSLRTRNAAAYKGIAALIMAQGSTDWVEGKQFGAFQYRDMAVDIHHIFPKDWCKKNGIDDERRESIVNKTTLSARTNRVIGGVAPSAYLSKVESESGFDADGVDDVLRGHLISPEVLRSDNFDTFFERRRETLCTLIEGALKKTVQRDVSEGNAAEDSSFFEEEALEEPGQLVEEPVSEV